catccagtttttcttttttttaagagaaagaCTCATCGTGTAATTATAAGTAATCTGTACATAACTAGATCATGAATAAAGGAACCTTTTATAcggaaacatttacaaatgataaataaacaaatttgTACCACATATTGCCGCAAACTATCCACTGAAAACGTCTCAGGTAGCTGCTGCtgaattaaaatgataattGCAAATAGTTATTCTCAAATAAAATTAATGCTAAGGAataaattaagagaaaaaaaaaaggttaggaAAATAAAAGGTGGGGTTTGTAAGGCATGATATAGAAGCATACCAGCCTCAGACCTGCTGgctgctgaggagagagaggtcaagGTCACTTCCTGCATCTCCTTACGCAGGAAGCCAGAACTAGGCTATGGTTTAGACACTGCAATGCCAGAGGACTTGAGCCTCCTCACTGTGGCTCCAGAGGCACCAACGGTATCAAGGCAGTAAAAGCAAGCATCGTTCAATTACATGCCACCTGCACTTCCAATAATCATTTGAGCTAaagcgaagaagaagaaggagaagaataTTTGACAAATTCACTGATGACATGGTCATATCATGGCCAAAAATTCAAATCTATTTCCAACCTGCAGTGCTCAATTCTTGCATCTCATGGGAATTACAGTAAGATATGTACAGTACAAAAACTCAAAGCAGAATGTGGGCTATCCTAAGACGGCAGTGTCAGTAAACAGACGTTTCTTACTTCTGTACAAGAAATACATCAGTGAGAAGTAAGGCCACTGAGGGTATTTGTACCCGGCTTTCCTGCTCCTTAAAAACGTGTTAATCTAAAAATCATGATGAAGATGCTGATGACACTGATtaagaggatgatgatgatgatgatgatgacaagaGTAGAACACATACACAGTACATACTAAAATATTCATAACCAGTATGTCCTCACAGaggatttcactttttttaaaacattatatctaaaaaaatataatcacaATTCCAACAAATACAAAAGGCACTGTCGTGAGCCAATCCAAAGATATATTTTCAGTACTATAAAAAATGTCcttgtcatgtttttctgttggcAATGACGGGTTTGTGGCACGAAGGTGACAGAAAAAAGTCTATGATGGGTGGAGTTCAGTCAGTGCTGATGGAGGCCTCCTCAGGGCCTGGAGAGCTGTGTGTAAATGGGCTGCTGCTCCCAGTGCTGCGGACTGTGGGTCTGGGGCACAGAGGGCACCCCTGTGGTGTCAGCGATTGGAGTGTACATGGGCCTCTGGCTGGGGCTCATGTAGCTGAAGGTGGAGTACAGACCAGAGCCTTGGCCTGCTGCATGGCTGTAGTAGGAGTTAGCACCACCTTGGTGGTCTGAATAGTCATACTGTGCTCTTGTGATGGAGGGGTAAGAGGAGGTGCTGTAGTGCTGCAGGTTGAAGGACCCGTAGTTTGCGTGCTGCGGGGAGCCCTGCTGCTCGCTGTAGTGGCTCGGGCTCAGCTGCTCCGTCTTGATCTGGGTGGTTCTCTGTTGCTGGCTTTGCTCTCCCCCGCCCAAGGTGGTCAgagagtgctgctgctgctgctgctgctgctgctgctgcttggaCATCCAGGCGTGGGCTCCCACATTGGCTGCCTGGCTGACTGAGGAGCTGCTGATGCCGTAGCTGCCCGTGTAGCCGGCCTGGACTGCTCCTGCCACTCCAGCATGGCTGTGAGGCGGCAGGTACTGATCGAATTCATCGACGTCAAAACTCCCCATGTTGGAGATGACCTCGCTGCTCAGCTCGCCGATGTCCACGGCTCCAAAGTCAATGTTGAGCTGGCGGCTGGTGCCCTCCTGCATGGGACGGCCCTCACGCTTTAGGTCAGCTTTGCTGGAGGGGAGGTCTGTCTTGGGGGTTGTTGGGGGTGTTGGTGGGCCCTGGGATTGACCTGGATAAAGGGAAAAGTAGAGTTAGGCCTTAAATCTGATTTACTAATTCGTGCAAGCAAAAGAACCTCATCCATAAAAGCCTTGTCATAAaggtaaatacacaaaaaagatgttttttagcTACAATGAGAGGTGTATCTGCATGAATGCTTGTAAAAACCGCTAATGGTTAATTATTAATCATTAACAGGTGTCTGTTCAAGGCCCCCAAGGCTTCTACAGATACAACTTCCTCTAGCAGTGTCAAATTATTGAGTTGtctattaacaaaaaaaatccagagaatgtcttttttcccctcactctcCGTTAacaatttcattttctttttgtctgttctTACCTGAGTGCTCGCCTGGAGAATGCACCTCGCCCATACTTGACGCAGGAGAATCGGCCTGCTGC
This Labrus bergylta chromosome 16, fLabBer1.1, whole genome shotgun sequence DNA region includes the following protein-coding sequences:
- the sox9a gene encoding transcription factor Sox-9, with protein sequence MNLLDPYLKMTEEQENRHSDAPSPSMSEDSAGSPCPSGSGSDTENTRPSDNHLLLGADYKKEGEEEKFPVCIRDAVSQVLKGYDWTLVPMPVRVNGSSKSKPHVKRPMNAFMVWAQAARRKLADQYPHLHNAELSKTLGKLWRLLNEVEKRPFVEEAERLRVQHKKDHPDYKYQPRRRKSVKNGQNDPEDGEQTHISPNAIFKALQQADSPASSMGEVHSPGEHSGQSQGPPTPPTTPKTDLPSSKADLKREGRPMQEGTSRQLNIDFGAVDIGELSSEVISNMGSFDVDEFDQYLPPHSHAGVAGAVQAGYTGSYGISSSSVSQAANVGAHAWMSKQQQQQQQQQQHSLTTLGGGEQSQQQRTTQIKTEQLSPSHYSEQQGSPQHANYGSFNLQHYSTSSYPSITRAQYDYSDHQGGANSYYSHAAGQGSGLYSTFSYMSPSQRPMYTPIADTTGVPSVPQTHSPQHWEQQPIYTQLSRP